One Candidatus Nitrososphaera evergladensis SR1 genomic window, CGAACAACGGCAGTTTTTCCTCGATGCCTTCCTCTCCTTCTATTACCGCACTTGACGCTAGAATAGTCTTTAACAGCCGCGGAAGCAAGACCATCGAAGTCGACGTCGTGACAGACAAGGAATTTTCAGGCCGCGCCTGCGCGCCGTCCGGCGCAAGCGTCGGCAAGCTGGAGGCCCAGAGCTTTCCAGACAACAAGCCGGAAAAAGCACTTGCCGCGTTTAACGCGAACAAGAAAAAGTTCATCGGCCTTGATGCCTCTGACACCAAGGCGGTTTTTGACGCGCTGCGGTCGATAGACAACACTGACAACTACTCCAAGATAGGAGGCTCTGTCGCGTACGCGCTTTCGATTGCAGCGGTTGACTCTGCCGCAAAGGCAAAGGGCGTCCCGCTTTTTCAGCTGCTGAACCCACAAAAGCCGTACAGGTTCCCGTTCCCGCTTGGAAACGTGCTTGGAGGAGGCGCGCACGCCGGCCCGGGCACGCCAGACATACAGGAGATACTCGCATGTCCTGTTGGCGCCAAGGGCATCATGGAGGCTTTGGAGATGAACTTTCGCTTCCACTCTGAAATGCGCAAGGTCATCGAGTCGATGGACAGCAGGTTCACGTACGGAAGGGGTGACGAGGGCGCGTGGGCTCCAAACGTCAACAACGACCAGGCGCTTGAAATCGCGGAAAAAACCATCGAAAGATGCGGCTACAGCCTTGGAAAGGACATGGCCCTTGGCATCGACTTTGCAAGTTCATCGTTCTGGGACGAGGAAAACAGCGTCTATGACTATGCAAGGCAGGGGATAAAGCGCGACACTGGCGAGCAGATCGAGTTTGCAGGCAGGCTCATCAAGGACTTCAAGCTTGCGTACGCAGAAGACGCCGTGCACGAAGCAGACTTTCAGAGCATGGCGGTCCTGACCAAAAAGTACCCAAGGACGCTTGTTACAGGCGACGACATGCTGGTGACAAACGCAAGCATGGTAAAAAAGGCAGTCGAGTTTGGAGCGTGCTCTGGCGCAATACTGAAGGTGAACCAGGCTGGCAGCCTTTACGACGCGCTCCAGTTTGCCAGAGAATGCACCAAAAACGGCATCGGCATAATCACTTCCCACAGGTCCGGCGAATCGGTCGACTCGCACATTGCGCACATTGCCGTGGCGACAGGCTCGAAGATGATAAAGACGGGCGTGCTTGGAGGCGAGCGCATCGCCAAACTTAACGAGCTTGTGCGCCTGTCAGAGTATGATTTAATTGCAGACATGCAAGATTTGTGATATACTGCAAGCGCAAGGATTCAACTGGCTAGCAAATGGTAAAGACTCATGTTGGATTAAGATATGATATTGATAGAATTATTGCAATGTGCCAACTATTCTGAATATGCCTTTGGTAACTAAAAAGGCGCGATAATCACTAGACCATATTTTAGGCATGACCGAATTATGTCTACGAGGTCTTAACAATCATAAGGGCAACAGCTCCTTAGAATAAGATCATGCAATCATCCAAGATGCGCAATTGGAGCCCACTGCTCCGAATCGGTGCCATACTTGCTTTTGCGGGAGTGGTTACATACGGGGTTTCATGGCCGATACATCCTGGAGTTCCAGATGCTAGCGATTGGGCCCGCAGCGCTCAAGCATATGCTGAAAGCGACAACTGGGTTACGATACACCTTGCCCAGTTGTCCGGGTTGCTCTTTTTGTTCCTAGGTTTAGCCATTTTAGCCGAGGCTCTGAGAAGAGAATACAGAGGAACTATCGTGGAAGCCCTAGCATTTCTTGCTCTCGTTACGACGATTTTAACTGCTTCCGTATTTGCAACTTTGCAAGCTGTTGATGGAATATCATTAAAGGCAATGGTTGACAGGTGGGCAAACGCTCCAGCAAATGAGAAGGCCGTAGCCTTTCGGGTATCCGAGTCAGTCCGTTATATTGAAATTGGACTTAACAGTCCTTTCCGGTTTCTCCAAGCCATATCCGCATTTCTGATTGGAGCTGCAATTGCACTCACATTCAATAAGGAAAATCCATACCCTAAAGCAAGAATCCTTGGCGGGGTGGCAATCGCCATTGGCATTGGAATGGCACTGAGAGGATATGCCATATCTTATACGGGATTTTCAGAACAAAACCCGCTCTATTCTCAAACCCATTTGTTTATTCTCATCTTGCTTTTGTGGATGGTCGCTATTGGAATCGCAATGTGGAAGAGAAGGTCTCCAGCACTGCTCGCACCTGTTGAAAGATAGTAAAAGGTGTTGCTAGCTTCTTTATCTGAATGCCGCCCTAGTATCGACAGCAACGCCAGCAATCCGACATGGCTGCAAAACCCACTTTGCCGCCCTATCTCGACAGAACTCATTTTCAATATGCATAGATGAAGCTACTTACCTCCTTACACCATCCGCTTTTTTTAAAATAGACGGCAAGCGAATGATTTTTTGATAGTCTGGCTGGTTGCCTCCGTGGAATGATTTAATAAAAGGTATGGCCGAACTGACCTCTACGACATGAGCAACAATCCCGAAGATGACTCCTCTCCAAAAGACGAGATAAGGGCAGAGGATGAGACTACTACTGGTACTGATGATAATAGTAGTACTACTACTCCTGTAGAAAGCCCCGAAGGCCAGGATTCCATTGACACTGACAATTTAGAAAAGATGATACTTTCAACAGGCATAAGGGTAGGAACGCCGGTCAAGACGAAATACATGTCGCCTTTTATCGTGCGCGCAAACCCGGAGGGCCTGTACATACTGGACATCAGCAAGACTCTGGCAAGGATTGACGTCGCAGCGAAGTTCATCGGCAGGTCGGACATTTCAAAGGTGGCAGTCACCTCTGCACGCGAGTACGGCAAGACGCCGGTGGAGAAGTTCTGCGAGCTGACAGGCGCAACCCCGATACTGGGCCGGTTCATGCCGGGCACGTTTACCAACCCGTCGCTTCCTGACTATATGGAGCCGGAAATCGTTGTCGTGACAGACCCGCAGGCCGACCAGCAGGCAGTCATCGAGGCGACAAGGGCAGGCAAGCCGGTTATCGCCGTGTCAAACAGCGACAACGTCACGTCCAAGGTCGACCTGGTCATCCCCGCAAACAACAGGGGCAGAAAGGCGCTTGCAACCGTGTACTGGCTCCTTGCAAGAGAAGTCATGAAGAAGCAGGGCAAGATCAAGTCAGACAGCGAGATGAAGGTATCAATCGACGACTTTGAGACAAAGCTGGTCGAGGAAATATCATGATTCTAAGCTAAAAGCCGTGTAGGGTTTTTTCCTACATATATCCTTGTTTTGCGTATTTTAATCAAAATTCCAAGATTCGCTACAAATAGCGAACGCCGTGGTTATGGTTCTGCTCAAGCCTCGATTCAGGAATGCAGGGGTCCCACATGTACGGGCAGACAAGGGAGACAGGCAAGCCGACCGTCGAAACAAGGTCTTCCCACGCGTCTTCAAGCGCCATACAGTTCAAGTAATTTTCATGGGCAAGCAGGTGGCTGGGACAGAGGCCAAGCACGTTCAGCCCGGACTTTTTTTCTCTGGCAGCCGCTTTGCATACAGAACGCAGTGTCGACTCCATCGAAGTTCTCATCTGGGTTTTGCCCACATCCAGCTTGGTGCAATCAAGCATGACCAGGTTTTGTTGTGATTGTTGTTGCTGCTGTTGTTGTTGCGACAGTGATGATGATGCTTCCGCCAGGCTGGCATTTGCCATCAGGGCCTTGGCGTGCTCTTGTAGTTCTTCCGGGCACACAAGGACGTTTAGCCGGTTTTTCTTGGCCCCTGCTGCGCAAAACGAGGAAAGAATCTTGGAAAAGTCATTTTCCGATCTGTACACCAGTGCCACGTGCTGGTGATTTTCAAGGCCGGACAGCACGTTTGCACCGTCGTAACGCCTTCGCACCTCATTGACCACGTGAAGGAAATTTGAGAGCTGGTCTGCGTCTCTGATTCTTGGAAAATCGTGCATCAGCCTTGCCGAAACTTTGTCCAGGATAAAAGGCGCCGCCGGCGGCAGCATCTCGTTCAGGGCCTGCGCGAATTTTACGGCGGTGGAACGTTCTAAGATATTGTCAAGCCTTACGCCGCACGAACAATCCAGCTTGTTACGGAGAACTCTCCAGACCTCCGCCCCGAGAAAATCAGTCAACGAATCTTCGATGGCATCCGCAGCCTTTCTAGTCAGCAATGGCTAACCGACTCCAAGTCATTATTATGATATAGAGGATATACTTAACCATTCGTCGAACAACCAGTCTGCCGCAGGAGTTCTTGCATCAACCATCTGGCGTTTTCACTCCACAACGTGCAGGGAATCTGAATCAGACCACCATCCAGCTGGCATTTCAACGCAGGCAGTCCAAAACACACGTGCGCGCATGTAGCGGAGCGCATTTTAACGTCTAAATACGGGAAGTCGTTTTCTATTCTCGGTCATAGAGGGGTAGCAACAACAGCATGAGAAGGTATTCGAATTATCATTATTGTCATTACAGAGCGCCATTTTCGATAACAGCTTTTTCGTTGCCACATAATAATATGGATAATAAAAATAGCAGAGAGGAAAAATGACATCTTGACCAAGCCGACAAACAGACCGCCTGCCGTTGCCGGCATGTTTTACCCTTCAAGCGAGCACGAGCTCAGGCTGACCATCGACCAGTCTTTTCGCAACACCAAGTTCGGGCCGGGAATGCCTCCGCCTGCACTGACAGAAGAGCGCAGGATATACGGCATCGTGTCCCCGCACGCCGGCTATGCGTACTCGGGCGCAGTGGCGGCAAACGGCTTTTACGCGATTTCTGCAAGCGACTTTGACAACGTCGTGATGGTCGGCCCAAACCACTATGGCATTGGCTCCGGCGTGGCGACGATGAGGAGCGGGACGTGGGAGACCCCCCTCGGCCAGGTGCAGGTAAACAGCGAATGGGCGCAAGAGATCGCAAAAAAGTCCGGGATCGTCGACTTTGACGACTTTGCGCACAGCCGCGACCACTGCCTTGAGGTGCAGCTGCCTTTTCTGCAATCGATAAAGAGCAAGTTCACTATTGTGCCGGTGATCCTGATAATGCAGGACATCGACACCGCGTTTGACGTCGGAAAGGCAATAGCCGACACGGTTGCCGAGAACCCAAAGACAAAGACGATGCTGGTTGCGTCGTCCGACCTGACGCACTATGAGCCAAACATAATGGCGCACGAAAAAGACAACGAACTGATAAAGGCGATGCTCACGCTTGACGTCACGAAATTCTACGCGGTGCTAGAGAGGATGGACGTTTCTGCGTGCGGGTATGGCGCCATCGCATCGATAATGGTTGCCGCAAAGAACCTGGGCGCCACCCGGGGCGAGCTGTTGAAATATGCGACCAGCGGAGACGTGACGGGGGACACGGACGCGGTGGTCGGCTATTCATCGGTGATATTTGTATGACTGCAACAACTGTCACGGTAGCAAAGGCAAGAGCGGCGGCTCCGGCAAAGATAATCCTGTTTGGCGAGCATTTCGTCGTGTACGGCAACCCGGCGATACTTGCATCCATCAACCGCAGGATAACCGTCACTGCGAAGAAATCCAAGGACGGCAAGGTCAAGATAAAATCGGACATCGCATCAGGCGAGTTTGACGGCTCGACGTTCCGGCTCATAGAGGGCGCAAACGCACGCGCAACGCTTGAGCCGCTGTATTACGCGGCAAAGCAGGCCCTTGACGACAGGAAGCAGCAAAACAACAACAAGTCGGGCCTTGAGATAGAGATCAAGTCGGACATTCCCTACGGCGTGGGCCTTGGCTCTTCCGCCGCGGCGCTTGTAGCCACAATTGCTGCAGTCGAGTCGCTTGCTGGCAAGGCCGACAAAAAGAAGGTCTGCGAAAGCGCTATCGAGGCCGAAAAGATAATCCACAAAAACTCGTCAGGGGCAGACTGCTTTGTCAGCACCTTTGGTGGCATGATGCACTACAGCAAGGGCGGAGGTTTCAAAAAAATCGAGGCCAAGACCAAGATCTTTTTGGTCATCGGGGACACGGGGATAAAGCACAACACGGGCGACCTTGTTTCCAGCGTGCGCAAGCTTAAAGAGGCAAACCAGATGGCGTTTTCCGGCCTTATGTCGCAGGCAAGAGACATCTGCAACCAGGCCCTTGCCGCACTCAACAACGGCAACATAGAGTACCTCGGTATGCTGATGAACGAAAACCAGCTTTTGCTGGAGCGCCTCGGGGTCTCCCACGAAAAGGCAGACGACCTGATAGACGTGGCTAGGCGCGCAGGCGCACTTGGAGCCAAGATAACGGGCGCAGGGGGCGGAGGCGCAATAATAGCGCTGGCCGCTTCAAAGGAAGACAGCGAGAGGATCGCATCGGCGATAAAGGAAGCCGGCCAGAGCGCCTTTGAGGTCGAGATAGACACCAAGGGCCTGGTTCTAGGCTAGCTGACTGCTAGGCGTTTTTCAGGGGCGCTATCAGGTGCATCGGTTTTACAAGGTCCGCAATGTCTACCCAGCAGCGGGCTATTCTGTCCATCGAGTAGGTCAAGTTTAGTACAGCGACTGTCGACTCGGAACCCTTGCTGTCCGCATTGGCCGACGCCTCTTCTTTGATCGAGTTTATTATCTCGTTGAACCTGCCATAAGTGCTGACCACTTCAACAGACTCGGCGCGGTTCTTGCCGGCAAACGCCGCCACTGCCTTTTCCTGCATCTTTTCTACAAGCTCGCCGGCCTGCACAAACCTGTCCACGAGGTCCAACTTTGTAAAATCCTGCATCGACGCGAGGTCGACTATAAAGTCGCCGGCGCTTTCAAGCAGGTTTGCCGCTATCCTGTAGTCGAGGATGTCTATGTTGCTCAGGTTGAGTTTGCCGGCAAGCTGCTGGTCCATCATGGCGCTCCTTATGAGGCGCACCAGTAGAAAATACTGCCGGTCGACCTCGTCGTCGCGCCCGCCTATCGAGCGCTTGGCGATGTTCTCCCTTTCTTTTATCGCTTCAAGCATCTCGCGGAACATGCCGGCGACAAGCGAGTTCATCCGGCGCAGGATCTTTTCAGCGTCAAGCGTGTTTGGGTCGAGCAAGAACTGCGACGAAATTGTCTGCCGGTCCTCCTCCACTATCTCAAGGCCCACCAGCTTTCTCATCGCCCGCTTGAACCGCTCGGCATCATCGTACGTTATCGAGCCTGCTGCCTTTACCCGTATCATGTCATAGCCAAGAAGGTATGCGCCATACACCTGGTTGACAAGCGAGTCCATCGAAGCCGGCGAGTACTGGATTGTCACCTCTTTGGTGCTCTCGGCTTCCTCGCTGGACGGAAATATGGAAATCGTGTTGTCCCTGTTGACCTCGACCGGGACGATGCTGCCTTTTTTCAGGTTGTTGTCCTTGACCCACTGGCTTGGAAGAGAAATCAGGATGCTGCTTCCTATCTGCTGGAGGCGCCTTGCGTATCTCACCATAAATAGTATAAACCCATTTAAACTAATTAAACATTATTTTTATATCCACTGACTTTTATAAACGAGTGTATGGCATCTACAGTGGTTACAGCGCCGGTAGCTGTAGCCAAGGCGTTCTCCCCGGGCCACGTCACAGGTTTTTTCGAGATACCCAAGCTGCCGAGTTCGGGCCCTCAGTACAGAGGATCGAGGGGCGCAGGATTTTCCATCGACAGGGGCATTTCCACGACCGTCTACGTCTTTGATGGCAAGACGGGATCAAAGGTTTTGATAAACGGCAGGACCGCCAAGCCAAAGGATGCAGAGGTGTCACAGTGGGTCATCGACAGGTATGCCAAGAGTGCGGAAAAGCCCTTCTTTGTAAGGGTAGAGCACGAGATAGACATTCCCGTAGGCTTTGGGCTTGGGTCAAGCGGCGCGGCGGCGCTGAGCCTCAGCTACGCGCTCAATGCGGCTCTTGGCTCAAAACAGAGCATGCAGCAAGCGGCGCAGCTGGCTCATGAGGCAGAAATTGCGTGCAAGACAGGCCTTGGAACCGTGATTGCCGAGTACGCGGGAGGCTTTGAGATGCGCACGGGCGCAGGCGCGCCAGGCATAGGTACGGTTGAGAAAATCTCACTTGAAGATAACTACAAGGCAGTGATACTCTGCATATCGCCGATCTCGACCAAGGCGTTTCTTGCAAACCGCATGGACATGATAAACGGCCTTGGGGGCAGGATGCTTGACAAACTGGCAGAGACAAAAAGCATAGACGACTTTATGAAGATGTCATACCAGTTTGCAGACACGCTGGGGCTTACGGAAGGCAAGTGCAGGGCGCCGGTGCGCGCACTAAGAGCGGCGGGAATTGAGTGCAGCGTCGCTTTATTTGGCGAGACCGTGTTTACCATCGTGCCAGAGGCTTGCACAAATGAAGCAGCAGACGTTTTGCAAAAATTTGAGGGCACGCTGCTTGTCTGCGACATTGACGGCAGGGGCGCAAGGGTCCTCTGAGAGACATGACAATAACAACGATACCAGCGGACCACCCGCGCGCCAAGTCGCTGCATACGAGGGAGATGCTGGTTGACGGGTTCAAGCGCAACCTGGTAGTAGCAGAGGGCCTCATTGCGCATGGCAGGGGCGAGGCCTTTGACTATTTGATTGGCGAGCGCACAAGCGCGGCTGCAAAAAAGGCAATACGCGCGGCGGCTGCAGCGCTCCTTCTCTCAAACAAAAAGGCGGTGCTTTCAGTCAACGGCAATGCTGCCGCCCTGTGCCCAAAAGAAATAGTGGAACTTTCCAAAATCACGGGCGCCGCAATCGAGGTCAACCTGTTCTACCGCACGGAAGAAAGGGAATACGCCATCAAGGCCGAGCTAGAGAAGCACGGCGCAAGAAACGTGCTTGGAGTAGGCCCGCGCGCATCTGCCAAGATACCCGAGCTTTCAAGTGAGCGCAGGCGCGTCGACCCGGACGGGATATTTTCGGCAGACACGGTTTTCGTGCCGCTTGAAGACGGCGACAGGACGGAGGCGCTTGCCAGGATGGGCAAGACCGTGATTACGGTTGATTTGAATCCGCTTTCAAGGACGGCCAAGGCCGCGCACGTGACCATGGTGGACAACCTGGTAAGGGCGATGCCGGCGCTCGTGCAAGAGGCGCAGGCGCTGAAAGGCAAGGACGCAAAGTCGCTTGAAAGAATGGTCCGCGCCTTTGACAACAAAAAGAACCTCGCCCAGTCGCTCAAAAAGATAAGGGGAGGAGCCTTGTGACGCAGGAGGCAGCGACCTCTTCAGCGCCAAAAAAGAACAAGAAGGTAAGCGTCAGCGACCTCGCCCTTTTGAAAAGTGAAGGAAAGGAAAAGATCTCTGTCCTCACTGCGTACGACTATTCCACCGCGCTCATATGCGACAGGGCCGGCGTCGACGTTTTGCTGGTAGGCGACAGCGCAGGGATGGTGGTCCTTGGGCACCCAAGCACGGTGCCTGTTAACATGCAAGAGATGCTGATGTTCTGCGGCGCAGTGTCAAGGGGCGCCAAGAGGGCAATGATAATAGGAGACATGCCTTTTGGCTCGTACCAGCCAAGCACCAGCATGGCCATTGAAAACGCCGTCCAGTTCATCAAGGGAGGCTGCGACGCAGTGAAACTGGAAGGCGGCGCGGAGATCGCTGACAAGGTAAAGGCCATCGTGGACGCCGGCGTGCCTGTGATGGGCCACATTGGGCTCAAGCCGCAGACATCGTCGCTGTGGGAGGGTTACCGCCTGCAGGGCAGGACTGCCGAGTCAGCGCAGCGGCTGGTGCAGGATGCGCAGGCGCTTGAAAAAGCAGGCGTTTTCTCGATAGTTCTGGAGATGGTTGCAAGCGAGGTTGCAGAGGTCATCACCAGAAAAGTGTCGGTGCCTACAATCGGCATAGGCTCCGGCCCGGAGTGCGACGGCCAGGTACTTGTGTTGCACGACCTGCTTGGGATATACGAAGACATCAAGCCAAAATTTGTCAAGAGGTACGCCGAGCTTGCCAAGCCGATCCTTGATGCAGTTTCAAGTTATACCCGGGACGTCAAGGCAGGCAAGTTCCCGGACGAGCAAAACACGTTTCACATGAACCCGGAAGAGCTTGAAAAGTTTCAGGGGAAGGGCAAAAAGAAATGAAACAGCGGCAACGGCGTGGCGTACACCCGTCAAAGGACATCACGGGCTCTGACGGAAACGAGCTAGCAGGCAAGAAAATAGTCCTGTGCGTAACGGGAAGCGTGGCCGCGTACCGCGCAATCGACCTTGCGCGCCTTTTGATGCGCCACGGAGCTGACGTGCACGCAGTCATGAGCGAGGCCACTGCGTCGACGCTTTTGCACCCCGAGATGATGAAGTGGGCCACGGGAAACGAGGTCGTTTCAAAACTCACGGGAAACCTGGAGCACATTGCGCTTGCAGACTATGGCATGTCAGACCTTGTGATAGTGTACCCGTGCACTGCAAACACGATCGGCAAGATGGTAGCAGGAATCGACGACACGCCGGTGACATCCGTCCTGAGCGTCGCGCTGGGCTCCAAGATCCCAATAATTGTGGCGCCGGCTATGCACGAGGCCATGTACGAAAACAGGTTCATCCAGCAGAACGTGGAAAAGCTGCATGAACACGAGGGCACACGGTTTATCGGCCCGAAAATAGAAGAGGGCAAGGCCAAGGCTGCAGAGCCGGAGCAGGTTCTTGCGTCTGCGATAGACGCGCTTGCCGGCAATGGGCCGCTTGCGGGCAGGCGCGTGCTTGTCACGGCTGGAAGCACCATCGAGTACATCGACCCCATCCGCGTCATCACCAATACCAGTTCTGGCAAGATGGGCATTGCAATAGCCAAAGAAGCAGAGAGGATGGGTGCGGAGGTGACGCTTGTCTATGGCCGTGGCACGGAAAAAGAGCCTGAGGGCAATAATCATTATCATGTTGTAAGGGTAGACACAAGCGCGCAGATGCATGATGCAGTCATTGGAGAATTAAAGAAAGAAGAAAAGTGCGACATTGCGATAATGGCAGCCGCAGTGGCTGACTATGCTCCCGCCTCTGCATCTGCAAAAAAAATAGACACAAGAAACGGCAGGCTGGACCTTTCGCTTGTAGCCACAAAGAAAATAGTCGACGATGTCAAGAAGGCAAGCAAGGGCACTTTTCTTGTCGCGTTCAAGGCAGACTATGGCGTTTCAGACGCGCTGCTTGTAGACAAGGCATACAAAAAGCTGCAAAAGTGCGGGGCGGACCTTGTCGTTGCAAACGACATTGGCCGCGACGGCTCAAAAGCAGGCTCTGACAGGAACGAAGTGTTTATCGTAGACGCAAGGAAAAAGGTCGTGCACGTGCCCCTTGGCGGCAAGTCAGAGGTGGCAAGAAAACTGCTAGAGCTTGTCTCTGAATCTATGAGCAAGGATAGCAAGACCCGCAAGTGAGCCTGCAAGGGCCAGGGTCGCAGCAGGAAATTCAGGCACTACCTGCACCGCGCCTGTGGCAAACTCGACTGATTCGGAGTTGCAGCTGGCTGTGAAATTGTTTCCCACGTCATGGTTTGACTGTATCGTAAAGCCGGCGCTCTTTCCCGGCGCAATCGTGCCCGGCTTTGAATAATCAAACACGGAATCCACAGCAGACCCTTGCGCGTCATATACTACGCAGGCTATTTTGACCTGCGTGGCGTTTCGCTCGATGCTGTTGTTGTAGACGGTTCCTGATATCACGCCATTGCCCGGCTCTGGCTCTACTACCAGCTGCAGCGCGTGCTGTTTTGCAGGCGCATTATCGTACGCGGTCACCCTGACGGAATACTCTTTGTTGCGCAGGTCGCCGTTACCGCCAAGCAGGAGGCTAAAGCCAGAGGTCATGTTGGGCATCAGCGTCCCCATCGTGGTGTAGACGCGCTCCTCTTGAAAGAGAGAGTCGCCCTGAAAAAAGTTGATGTCGACTGCCACGCGTTCAAGCGGCGCGCTGCCGGTATTCTGCACTTCGCCTATCAGGTTGGCATCGCCCTGATAGTCCACGTACGTGCCTGCAGACAGTACTGCCACGTCTCTTTCGGTGACGTACAGCCTTGTCGTGGCTTTTTCCTCGCCGTTGACGTAGAGGCGTGCG contains:
- the eno gene encoding phosphopyruvate hydratase, coding for MPSSPSITALDARIVFNSRGSKTIEVDVVTDKEFSGRACAPSGASVGKLEAQSFPDNKPEKALAAFNANKKKFIGLDASDTKAVFDALRSIDNTDNYSKIGGSVAYALSIAAVDSAAKAKGVPLFQLLNPQKPYRFPFPLGNVLGGGAHAGPGTPDIQEILACPVGAKGIMEALEMNFRFHSEMRKVIESMDSRFTYGRGDEGAWAPNVNNDQALEIAEKTIERCGYSLGKDMALGIDFASSSFWDEENSVYDYARQGIKRDTGEQIEFAGRLIKDFKLAYAEDAVHEADFQSMAVLTKKYPRTLVTGDDMLVTNASMVKKAVEFGACSGAILKVNQAGSLYDALQFARECTKNGIGIITSHRSGESVDSHIAHIAVATGSKMIKTGVLGGERIAKLNELVRLSEYDLIADMQDL
- the rpsB gene encoding 30S ribosomal protein S2 translates to MILSTGIRVGTPVKTKYMSPFIVRANPEGLYILDISKTLARIDVAAKFIGRSDISKVAVTSAREYGKTPVEKFCELTGATPILGRFMPGTFTNPSLPDYMEPEIVVVTDPQADQQAVIEATRAGKPVIAVSNSDNVTSKVDLVIPANNRGRKALATVYWLLAREVMKKQGKIKSDSEMKVSIDDFETKLVEEIS
- a CDS encoding MEDS domain-containing protein, whose amino-acid sequence is MLTRKAADAIEDSLTDFLGAEVWRVLRNKLDCSCGVRLDNILERSTAVKFAQALNEMLPPAAPFILDKVSARLMHDFPRIRDADQLSNFLHVVNEVRRRYDGANVLSGLENHQHVALVYRSENDFSKILSSFCAAGAKKNRLNVLVCPEELQEHAKALMANASLAEASSSLSQQQQQQQQSQQNLVMLDCTKLDVGKTQMRTSMESTLRSVCKAAAREKKSGLNVLGLCPSHLLAHENYLNCMALEDAWEDLVSTVGLPVSLVCPYMWDPCIPESRLEQNHNHGVRYL
- a CDS encoding MEMO1 family protein, whose translation is MTKPTNRPPAVAGMFYPSSEHELRLTIDQSFRNTKFGPGMPPPALTEERRIYGIVSPHAGYAYSGAVAANGFYAISASDFDNVVMVGPNHYGIGSGVATMRSGTWETPLGQVQVNSEWAQEIAKKSGIVDFDDFAHSRDHCLEVQLPFLQSIKSKFTIVPVILIMQDIDTAFDVGKAIADTVAENPKTKTMLVASSDLTHYEPNIMAHEKDNELIKAMLTLDVTKFYAVLERMDVSACGYGAIASIMVAAKNLGATRGELLKYATSGDVTGDTDAVVGYSSVIFV
- the mvk gene encoding mevalonate kinase, giving the protein MTATTVTVAKARAAAPAKIILFGEHFVVYGNPAILASINRRITVTAKKSKDGKVKIKSDIASGEFDGSTFRLIEGANARATLEPLYYAAKQALDDRKQQNNNKSGLEIEIKSDIPYGVGLGSSAAALVATIAAVESLAGKADKKKVCESAIEAEKIIHKNSSGADCFVSTFGGMMHYSKGGGFKKIEAKTKIFLVIGDTGIKHNTGDLVSSVRKLKEANQMAFSGLMSQARDICNQALAALNNGNIEYLGMLMNENQLLLERLGVSHEKADDLIDVARRAGALGAKITGAGGGGAIIALAASKEDSERIASAIKEAGQSAFEVEIDTKGLVLG
- a CDS encoding phosphate signaling complex PhoU family protein encodes the protein MVRYARRLQQIGSSILISLPSQWVKDNNLKKGSIVPVEVNRDNTISIFPSSEEAESTKEVTIQYSPASMDSLVNQVYGAYLLGYDMIRVKAAGSITYDDAERFKRAMRKLVGLEIVEEDRQTISSQFLLDPNTLDAEKILRRMNSLVAGMFREMLEAIKERENIAKRSIGGRDDEVDRQYFLLVRLIRSAMMDQQLAGKLNLSNIDILDYRIAANLLESAGDFIVDLASMQDFTKLDLVDRFVQAGELVEKMQEKAVAAFAGKNRAESVEVVSTYGRFNEIINSIKEEASANADSKGSESTVAVLNLTYSMDRIARCWVDIADLVKPMHLIAPLKNA
- a CDS encoding pantoate kinase, encoding MASTVVTAPVAVAKAFSPGHVTGFFEIPKLPSSGPQYRGSRGAGFSIDRGISTTVYVFDGKTGSKVLINGRTAKPKDAEVSQWVIDRYAKSAEKPFFVRVEHEIDIPVGFGLGSSGAAALSLSYALNAALGSKQSMQQAAQLAHEAEIACKTGLGTVIAEYAGGFEMRTGAGAPGIGTVEKISLEDNYKAVILCISPISTKAFLANRMDMINGLGGRMLDKLAETKSIDDFMKMSYQFADTLGLTEGKCRAPVRALRAAGIECSVALFGETVFTIVPEACTNEAADVLQKFEGTLLVCDIDGRGARVL
- a CDS encoding 4-phosphopantoate--beta-alanine ligase, which codes for MTITTIPADHPRAKSLHTREMLVDGFKRNLVVAEGLIAHGRGEAFDYLIGERTSAAAKKAIRAAAAALLLSNKKAVLSVNGNAAALCPKEIVELSKITGAAIEVNLFYRTEEREYAIKAELEKHGARNVLGVGPRASAKIPELSSERRRVDPDGIFSADTVFVPLEDGDRTEALARMGKTVITVDLNPLSRTAKAAHVTMVDNLVRAMPALVQEAQALKGKDAKSLERMVRAFDNKKNLAQSLKKIRGGAL
- the panB gene encoding 3-methyl-2-oxobutanoate hydroxymethyltransferase, with the translated sequence MTQEAATSSAPKKNKKVSVSDLALLKSEGKEKISVLTAYDYSTALICDRAGVDVLLVGDSAGMVVLGHPSTVPVNMQEMLMFCGAVSRGAKRAMIIGDMPFGSYQPSTSMAIENAVQFIKGGCDAVKLEGGAEIADKVKAIVDAGVPVMGHIGLKPQTSSLWEGYRLQGRTAESAQRLVQDAQALEKAGVFSIVLEMVASEVAEVITRKVSVPTIGIGSGPECDGQVLVLHDLLGIYEDIKPKFVKRYAELAKPILDAVSSYTRDVKAGKFPDEQNTFHMNPEELEKFQGKGKKK
- the coaBC gene encoding bifunctional phosphopantothenoylcysteine decarboxylase/phosphopantothenate--cysteine ligase CoaBC, giving the protein MKQRQRRGVHPSKDITGSDGNELAGKKIVLCVTGSVAAYRAIDLARLLMRHGADVHAVMSEATASTLLHPEMMKWATGNEVVSKLTGNLEHIALADYGMSDLVIVYPCTANTIGKMVAGIDDTPVTSVLSVALGSKIPIIVAPAMHEAMYENRFIQQNVEKLHEHEGTRFIGPKIEEGKAKAAEPEQVLASAIDALAGNGPLAGRRVLVTAGSTIEYIDPIRVITNTSSGKMGIAIAKEAERMGAEVTLVYGRGTEKEPEGNNHYHVVRVDTSAQMHDAVIGELKKEEKCDIAIMAAAVADYAPASASAKKIDTRNGRLDLSLVATKKIVDDVKKASKGTFLVAFKADYGVSDALLVDKAYKKLQKCGADLVVANDIGRDGSKAGSDRNEVFIVDARKKVVHVPLGGKSEVARKLLELVSESMSKDSKTRK